In the genome of Catalinimonas alkaloidigena, the window CGCTGTTTGCTGAAGCAAAAGCCTCGGAAGACGTGGATGCGCTCTTTTTCGATGCGGACGAAGACGGTGACCAGGACCTGTACGTGGTGACGGGCAGTAACGAGTTTGCTCCCAACGCCCCCGAACTGATCGACCGGCTGTACCTGAACGACGGGCACGGTCGGTTTACGCTCGATACCGAGCTGCCGAATCTGGCGTTCAGCGGCTCGTGTGTCGCCGCGGCCGATTTTGATCGCGACGGGGACATGGATCTGTTTGTCGGCGGGCGCCTGGTGCCGGGGCAATACGGACAAGATCCACCCAGCTACCTCTACATCAACAACGGACACGGCAGTTTTAAGAACTACACCAAGCGCTACCTGCCTGCCAACGAACTGGGCATGATCACCGATGCCTGTTGGGCCGACGTGGACGGTGACGACTATCCAGAGCTGGTCGTGGTCGGTGACTGGATGCCCGTCACGATCTATCAAAACGTTCGGGGTAAATCGCTGGAACCTCGCGAAGTGGCAGGCTCGGCAGGCTGGTGGAACGCCCTGGAACCGGCCGACCTGGACGGCGACGGCGACCTCGATTTTGTGCTGGGCAATCTGGGCCGCAACTCGCACCTGCGGGCCAGCGCGCAGCAACCGGCCGAGCTGTACGTGCACGATTTCGACGGGAATGGCGTAGTGGAACAACTCATCACCACCTACAAAGAAGACGGCAATGCTTATCCGATGATTCTGAAACACGATCTGCAAAAGCAGATGCCCAATACCAAAAAGAATTTTGTGAAGTACGCCGACTACGCCGGCAAGCGGTTGGAAGATATTTTTACCCCAGAGGAGTTGGCCGGAGCTTTACAGAAACAGGTGGTGAATCCTAACACGTGCCTTCTGCGCAACGACGGCGGTCAGTTTACCCTGGAGCCGCTGCCGGTAGAGGCACAGGTGTCGCCGGTCTGTGGCATTCAGGTAGACGACTTCGACGGCGACGGCCAATCGGACATTCTACTGGCCGGTAACTTTTTCGACGTGTTGCCCGAAATCGGTCGGTACGACGCTTCTTATGGCCTGGTGCTGTGTGGGAAAAAGGACGGAAGCTACCAGCCGCTTCGCCCGCAGGAGTCCGGCTTCTTTACCCGGGGGCAGGTACGCCACGTGCAGCCCGCCCGCGGCCGGGGCGAGGAGCGGTGGTTGATTCTGGCTAAAAACGACGCGGCGGCGCAGGTGATGCGGTATGCGCCCGCGCACGAAACGATTCAGACAAGAAAGTGATGAAACAAGCAATAGTGGGAATGGTGTGCCTCGCGACGGGCTTGCTCTGGTCATGCCAGCCTTCGGAAACGACGGAACAGGCGCCGGAGCATCCGCTGTTCGAGGCGCTGGATTCGGCGCAGACGGGCGTGACGTTCGTCAACCACCTGGAGTACCAGGAAGACCTCAACATCCTCGACTACCTCTACTTCTACAACGGGGCGGGCGTAGCGGTCGGCGACGTCAACGGCGACGGGAAAAACGACCTTTATTTTGTCTCGAACCGCCAGAAAAATAAGCTCTACCTGAATCGATCCACGCCCGGACCAGGCAACCTGCGGTTTGAAGACGCCACGGAAGCGGCGGGTGTCGGGGGCTATTCCGACTGGCAGACCGGTGTAACGATGGCCGACGTCAACGGCGACGGCTGGCTCGACATCTACCTCTGTGCGGTCGCTAACTTCCGCGGGCTGGAAGGTGCCAACGAACTCTACATCAACGACGGTCCCGACGAAACGGGGCAGGTCACCTTTACCGAACGCTCCGCGGAGTATGGCGTCGACTTCAGTGGGTTTGCCACGCAGGCCGCCTTTTTCGATTATGACCACGACGGTGACCTTGACCTGTACCTGCTGAACCACGCCGTGCATACCTCGCGGAGCTACGACCGCGTCAGCACCCGCGCGCTGGTACATCAGGAGTCGGGGGATCGACTCTATAAAAATCAGTTGCAGGAGACTGGCCGGGCAGGCTTTGTCGACGTGAGCGAACAGGCGGGGATCTACCAGGCGGCGATGGGCTACGGCCTGGGGGTGTCGGTGGCCGACCTGAACAACGACGGCTGGGACGACATTTACGTCTCGAACGATTTTCACGAGGACGATTACTATTACGTCAACAACGGCGACGGCACCTTTACCGAACGTGCGCGAGACCACTTCCGGCACCTGAGCCGCTACTCGATGGGCAACGACGTGGGCGACCTCAACGGCGACGGGTATCAGGATGTACTGACGCTCGACATGTACCCGGAAGACGAAGTCGTGGAGAAATCGTCGTTGGGCGAAGACCCGTTCGACATCTACCGCTACAAACTCGACTACGGGTATTTTTACCAGTACAGCCGCAACTGCCTGCAACTCAACATGGGTGGAGAGAAATTCGCCGACGTCGGGGCGATGGCGGGCATGGCCGCGACCGACTGGAGCTGGAGTACGCTGCTGGCCGACTACGACCTCGACGGACGCAAAGACATTTTCGTGTCGAACGGCATCGTCCACCGCCCCAACAATCTGGAATACGTCAAATTCGCGTCCGGCGACTCGCTGCGCTATGCGATGGAAACCTCGACCAGTCTGGACCAACGGGCCATCGCCATGATGCCCGAAGGCAAAACCCACAACTACCTGTTTCAGGGCACCGACTCTCTGCGCTTTCACGACCGGTCGGTCGCATGGGGCCTGGGCGAGCCGAACATTTCGAACGGCGCGGCCTACGCCGACCTGGATGGTGACGGTGACCTCGACCTGATCATCAATAACATCAACGAACCTGCGCACGTCTACGAAAACCAGACGAACACGCTGGGGCAACCGCACTACCTCCGGGTGCAACTGAAAGGGACGGCAGGTAATACGTACGGTGTGGGGGCAAAGGTGATCCTGAAATCCGGCGGAAAATTGCAATTGCAGCAACTCATGCCGACGCGGGGTTTTCTGTCGGCGGTGGAGCCGACGCTGACGTTCGGGCTGGGCACGCAAACCAAGATCGACACGCTCCTGGTATGTTGGGAAGACCAGCGGACGCAGTTGCTGACCGACGTGCCCATCGATACCACGTTGATCCTGCACCAAACTTCTGCCGACGGCGGACGCGAACGCTATCAAGCCTTTTTCCCGAAGCCGCAGCCGCTTTTCGAGGACGTGACGCCCGCCATACCGGTGGATTACGTGCACCACGAGAATCAGTTTTTCGACTTCTACCGCGAGAGCCTGATTCCCTTCCACGTCTCGACCGAAGGGCCGCGTCTGGCCGTGGGCGACGTGAACGGCGACAGCCTCGACGATTTCTTTGTCGGCGGTGCCAAGTGGCAGGCCGGACAACTTTTTGTCCAAACGCCACAGGGCGGTTTCAATCCGCTGGCGCAACCGGCCTTTCGGACGGATTCTACTTACGAGGACGTGGGCGCGGCCTTTTTCGATGCCGATGGCGACGGGGATCTGGACCTGTATGTGGTCAGTGGCGGCAACGAATTTTACGACCAGATGCCCGAGCAGTACGACCGCCTCTACCTGAACGACGGGCAGGGCCACCTGACCCGCGCAACGGACCACCTGCCGCCCATGCCCGACAATACCGGATGCGTTCGCCCCTTCGATGTGGACGGTGACGGTGACCTCGATCTGTTTGTGGGCGGGCGCGTTGTCTCGTATCACTACGGCGCGAGCCCCCGCTCATACCTGCTCGTGAACGACGGAACGGGCCATTTTTCCGATCGGACCGAAGCATTGGCGCCCGACCTGCAACGCGCCGGGCTGGTGTCGGATGCGGTCTGGGTCGATTATGACCGGGACGGCGATGGCGATCTGATCCTGGCGGGTGACTGGATGCCCATCCGCGTATTTCGTAACGAAGCGGGGAAACTGACTGAGGCCACCGAAGCCGGATTATCGGGAACGGAAGGTTTGTGGGCCAGCCTGACGGCGGCTGATTTCGACGGCGACGGCGACCTAGACCTCATGGCCGGAAACTTGGGCCTGAACACGAAGCTGCGCAAAACCGAAGGCACCACGCTGAAGATGTACGTGAAGGACCTGGACGGCAACGAAACGCTCGACCAGATCCTGACTTACAACGTGGGCGACCGCTGGTACACCGTGGCAACGAAAGATGAACTGGGCAAACAACTGCCGGGCATCATCAACAAGCGTTTCACCAGCTACAAAGACTTCGCTGGAAAAACGGTGGACGAGATCTTCACCGCAGACGAACTGAATGGCGCGGACGTGCTGGAAGTCAATGAGTTCCGGTCGCTCTACCTGGAAAATACCGGCACCGGTTCGTTTATCACCCGGCCGCTGCCGGAGATGGCACAGGTTTCCAAAATCTACGCCCTCCATCCCGAAGACGCTGACGGCGACGGCAACCTGGACGTTTTGCTGGGCGGGAACTACCACGGCGTCAGTGTCTATCAAGGGCGATACGACGGCAGTTACGGCCTGATGCTGAAAGGCGACGGAAAAGGGCATTTTACATCTGTCCTGCCTACCGACTGCGGCTTCCTATTGGAAGGCGAAGTCCGCGACATTCAGTCGATCCGCACTACACAGGGCTCGCTCCTGCTCATCGCCCGCAACGGCCTGCCGTTACAGCTGTTCCGTCCGATGCAACAGGAACCCAGCAAGGCGATGGCGCACGCGGGGCGTTAACATGATAGTGTAGTGGTTATGCTTATCCGTATCGATGGAGTTGGCCGCAGTGGCGGGACACTTCGGTGCTACAGATTAGCGCTAAGAGTTAACAAATCATAAAGCAACGTAATAGCACGAAATGCCGAATACCTGCCGCCTGAAAAATATGGGTAACTTGCTCACCACCATGAACGTACCTCACTGCCTCGTTACACTTGCGCTGGTGGTCGTAAGCACGATCGCCGTACATGCGCAAGCGCCTTCGGTTGCCATCATCCCCCAACCTGTCAGCCTGGAAAAGGGGCAGGGCACATTTCCACTCGTCAGTGCTACCTCCATCGTGGTGCCGAGCGGCCAACCTGACGTGCAGAAAATCGGCACGTACCTGTCGGACGAAATTCAACCGGCGACGGGTTATCAACTCAAGGTGACGGAGACGCTAAGTCCATCGGCGATTGTCCTGACGCTCAACGCTCAACCGGACGCGGCGCTGGGTGAGGAAGGCTACCGGCTGGAAGCCACCGCGCAACAAATTACCATCGCGGCCAACCAACCCGCCGGGCTGTTCTACGGTGTGCAGTCGCTGTTGCAACTCCTGCCGAAAGAGATCGAGAGCGACACGAAAGCCGAGGGGGTGGAGTGGGCCATTCCGGCCGTGACCATCACCGACGCACCGCGCTTCGGCTGGCGGGGCATCATGCTCGACGTGAGCCGTCACTTCTACACGCAAGAGGAGGTCAAAGCCTTCATCGACCACATCGCCCGCTACAAATTCAACCGGTTCCACTGGCACCTGACCGACGACCAGGGCTGGCGCGTGGAAATCAAAAGCTTGCCGAAACTGACCTCGGTGGGGGCATGGCGCGTGCCGCGTGTCGGACGGTGGGGAAACCACGCACCTCCGGCAAAAGGCGAAAAGGCTACGGACGGCGGCTTCTACACGCAGGACGACATCCGCGAAGTGGTGCAGTATGCCAAAGACCGCTACATCGAAATCCTGCCCGAAATCGACGTGCCCGGCCACAGCATGGCGGCCATCGCGGCCTACCCGGAACTGGCCTGCACCGAAGACCCCAACGCGATGGTGAACCCCGGCAGCAAGTTTTCGACGTGGCACGGCAACGGAAAATTTACGATGCACATCGACAACACACTGGACCCGTCGGAAGAGGATACCTATACGTTTATGGACAAGGTGATGACCGAAGTGGCGCAACTGTTCCCCTTCGAGTACATCCACATGGGCGGCGACGAGTGCTACAAGGGCTACTGGGAAAAAGACGCCAGCTGTCAGGCGCTGATGAAGCAAAAGGGCATGAAAAGCGCCGAAGAACTCCAGAGTTACTTCTCGAAACGCGTGCACGACATCATCACCAGCAAGGGCAAAAAAACCATCGGGTGGGACGAGATTCTGGAAGGCGGCTTGCCCAAAGGCGCGGCGGTGATGAGCTGGCGTGGCATGAAGGGCGGCATTGAGGCGGCGCATTTGGGCGCTCCTGTCGTGATGAGTCCGTCGCCAATGGCCTACCTCGACCTCTACCAGGGCGATCCATCTGTCGAGCCGCCGACGTACAGCATGGCCCGGCTGAAGGACAGCTACGCGTGGGACCCAGTGCCCGAGGGCGTCAAATCCAGCCTGATTCTGGGGTCGCAGGGCAACGTCTGGACCGAACAACTGGCCGCCCCTTCGCAGTTACAATACATGATGTACCCGCGCGCGTTTGCCATTGCCGAGATCGGCTGGACGGCGAAAAACCAAAAGAGTTGGGAAGGATTCGTGCCGCGCGTGGAGCAGCACATGGCCCGTTTCGACGAGGCAGGAATAAACTACGCGCGGAGTATCTACGACGCCATCATCCAGGTGAAAAAGAATCCGGCTGGCAATCTGGTCGTCACACTATCGACCGAAGTGCCCGGCGTGGATCTTTACTACACACTCGACAACTCGCTGCCCAACCAATACTACAATCCCTACAAAGAACCCATCGTCGTTCCGAAGGGCGTCGACCTGTTCCGCGTCATTTCCTACCGCAACGGCGAAGTAGCCGGGAAGATGATCTCCCTCACAGCCGAAGAACTGGCCAAACGCGTCAAAAAGTAAAACGGACGAAAGCGGGTGCTCAGGATTCGCTGGCGAACGCCTGCGTGACCAGTTCGGTATGAAGGTCCTCGTTAACGGTTGCGTATAAGGCAAGGCTGGCTAGTCGCTCCCCCCGTCCAAAGTACCCAACGTATGTGCGACTAAAGTTACCACGAAGTGTTGTAACAGACAAAAGCCAGATTTGACTTATGCGTTGTTGGTTGCCGTACACGTCATACCCAGATTTTCCAGATGTCAATGAATGGAAGAAGAATTGTCATCAAGGAAATAACTAATGATAGATAAGATATACGTCTTGGTTCATTACGAATAAGCGCAATGATTGATAAAATAAGTGCAATAATTCCGAATAGAGAATATTCTATAAAGGGTAGCAAATTCAGCGAATAAAGAGCCTGGGTTTTTCCGTCAGCTGTGCTGTATTGAATACCAAGTTGATAATGTTTAAAAAGGACGACAACTAGTCCAATTAAACTAATCAAAATCGAAATATATCGTATTCTCGTCATCCAAGTATGGCAACCAACGTAGTATGGCAACCAACGTATGGGTAACACACATGTGTGTTATATTTTATGTGTGTTATTTCCATCTTGGGGCTCGTCGTCCAGTAGGTTAGGAATCCGTCGCAGTTGACTTGTGGCCACGCGCGTATAGCGTTCCGTAGTTGTACTCGATTCGTGCCCCATTAAGGTTTGAATATAACGTAAATCTGCGCCATCTTCCAATAGATGCGTGGCAAAGGTATGACGAAGACAATGGGGGGTGACCCGCTTGCCAATGCACAAATTGGCACCGTATACCGCTACTATAAGCCACACCGCGACGGGGAAGTGACCGGGAAGATGCTCTCCCTCACAGCCGAAGAACTGACCAAGCGCGTGAAGAAGTAAAACGGATAATGGTGTTTAGGATTCGCTGCCGAGCAACCAGTTCGGCATGAAAGTCCTTTTTAACGGCAAACGCAGCCGCTGGCCGAGCTTGTTTGATGTTTTCTTCCAAGTATCAATTTCCGTGTTTCGCGAGACTACCACTCTGGCTCATTTTTTCTAGTCTAGTGGCTGCGTATTGTTGTGTGCGTATCTATTCTTTAAAATTATTCTTTCTGTCATTGTATTTGTATTTTCCAGACCCTAACTGTCCATTTTTACCAATATCGACGATCCAATAGTCTCCACCACTACTATACTTCCATTTTCCCTGTTCCAACGTCCTGTCGTCAAAAATTACTGTATATGCATTATCTGAGTTTAAATTCAACACGCATGTATCACAGTTCGGGTATTCTGTAAGATAATAGACACCAACATATTCCAGTTCGGCATTTCTTTGATTGATATATTGGATATAGCTAAACAGGGTTATAGGTATCAATGCAATGGTCAAATAAACAAATTCTCGAACCGTAGATTTTTTTTCTCTCATTAATCGAGCAACAATCCATGCTAGAGGAAGCAACAGAATTAAGTAGATAATCCAAAACATTAGTTCTCCTAGTGCCCACATTTTTTCTATTTTATGGCACACAACGACCGACGCGAACTGCTGGGTTGGGTTGTTGGCGCTTTACTTTCAACAATCAATTTCCATAATTGGAGCGACGAATGTTCAGGTTCATTGATGCCAGGCGAGTGGCTACGGCAGCGGCCGACCGCCCGATATGAGAAAAGGCCCGCCAATTATGAAGCCGTCATCCTAATCGCAGCCATCAAGTTCTTCGCTTAGTTTGTATACACGACCTAGTTTGCGCATACAAGGCCTGACTTAGAAAAAGCAGCAAACTATGGAAAACAACAAGACCCACTGAGTTAACCTTTACCATCTTGATTTTTGACCGTCCACATTGAGGCTGTGGGGCATTCTAATACCTTTTATATATCGCTATGAACTTTTTGCCTTTTTAGTATTTTGACAATTCTAGTATTGATGATTTCTGACAAATTCCAATTATACAGTTTAGGGTCGGTTGTGTTGTAAAACTCAACAATAACAGCATCAAGGTCTTTGTGATATTTTGCGAAACTCTGGTACCCCGGAACCCAACCGGCATGTTCGTACTCGTAAATGGAGGCATAGATTTCCTGCTCTCCCGGTTCAAATAACGATCCATCGTTCAATGCCCTCAGGAAAATACCAACGTCTTCTGCTGTGGCTAACATGCCATGTTCGTCTTCCTTCAAATCAAAGGGGTGGCCTACGTGATAACCACTCATGACTTCGTCTATATTTACCTCATTGAGTGACCCGAATGTATTGCGGAGGTGAAGTGGTGCTAAGATTTCTTCCCGAATGAATTGAAAGTTCTTATATCCTAGCTCGTCATCCATTATCTTATTAATTAACAGGTAATTCGTATTGCAATATTCATAGCCTTTGCCTGGTTCAAAATTGGCCGGTTTGTCCAGAATCAAGGCAAGGCTTTCTTCATAGGTCTTTGTGGGGGCTGACCAAAAGTTTGGAGCGTCCGTAAAATTGGGAATGCCACTTCTGTGCTGAATCATTAGCCTTAAGGAGATTTTGTCAGCGTTTTCAATTCTGCCCGCAAGCTCCGGTAAATAATCAGCGATTGACTTATCTAATGAAAGTCGTCCATCACTTACCAGTTTGGTAACTGCCACTGCGTCATAGAGTTTGCTGATGCTCGCGATCTTAAATAACGCATCAGGCTTTGCCACTACGTTGGATTCTCGATCGTGCCAGCCGGAAGAAAAATATTGAGGTGGTTGGTCACCTTGGTCGATATAGACAATCATGCCGTCAAAACCATGACCAATGGCTTCATCCAACTGTTCTTGAATTGTATCG includes:
- a CDS encoding CRTAC1 family protein, producing the protein MKQAIVGMVCLATGLLWSCQPSETTEQAPEHPLFEALDSAQTGVTFVNHLEYQEDLNILDYLYFYNGAGVAVGDVNGDGKNDLYFVSNRQKNKLYLNRSTPGPGNLRFEDATEAAGVGGYSDWQTGVTMADVNGDGWLDIYLCAVANFRGLEGANELYINDGPDETGQVTFTERSAEYGVDFSGFATQAAFFDYDHDGDLDLYLLNHAVHTSRSYDRVSTRALVHQESGDRLYKNQLQETGRAGFVDVSEQAGIYQAAMGYGLGVSVADLNNDGWDDIYVSNDFHEDDYYYVNNGDGTFTERARDHFRHLSRYSMGNDVGDLNGDGYQDVLTLDMYPEDEVVEKSSLGEDPFDIYRYKLDYGYFYQYSRNCLQLNMGGEKFADVGAMAGMAATDWSWSTLLADYDLDGRKDIFVSNGIVHRPNNLEYVKFASGDSLRYAMETSTSLDQRAIAMMPEGKTHNYLFQGTDSLRFHDRSVAWGLGEPNISNGAAYADLDGDGDLDLIINNINEPAHVYENQTNTLGQPHYLRVQLKGTAGNTYGVGAKVILKSGGKLQLQQLMPTRGFLSAVEPTLTFGLGTQTKIDTLLVCWEDQRTQLLTDVPIDTTLILHQTSADGGRERYQAFFPKPQPLFEDVTPAIPVDYVHHENQFFDFYRESLIPFHVSTEGPRLAVGDVNGDSLDDFFVGGAKWQAGQLFVQTPQGGFNPLAQPAFRTDSTYEDVGAAFFDADGDGDLDLYVVSGGNEFYDQMPEQYDRLYLNDGQGHLTRATDHLPPMPDNTGCVRPFDVDGDGDLDLFVGGRVVSYHYGASPRSYLLVNDGTGHFSDRTEALAPDLQRAGLVSDAVWVDYDRDGDGDLILAGDWMPIRVFRNEAGKLTEATEAGLSGTEGLWASLTAADFDGDGDLDLMAGNLGLNTKLRKTEGTTLKMYVKDLDGNETLDQILTYNVGDRWYTVATKDELGKQLPGIINKRFTSYKDFAGKTVDEIFTADELNGADVLEVNEFRSLYLENTGTGSFITRPLPEMAQVSKIYALHPEDADGDGNLDVLLGGNYHGVSVYQGRYDGSYGLMLKGDGKGHFTSVLPTDCGFLLEGEVRDIQSIRTTQGSLLLIARNGLPLQLFRPMQQEPSKAMAHAGR
- a CDS encoding tyrosine-type recombinase/integrase, giving the protein MCIGKRVTPHCLRHTFATHLLEDGADLRYIQTLMGHESSTTTERYTRVATSQLRRIPNLLDDEPQDGNNTHKI
- a CDS encoding beta-N-acetylhexosaminidase — protein: MNVPHCLVTLALVVVSTIAVHAQAPSVAIIPQPVSLEKGQGTFPLVSATSIVVPSGQPDVQKIGTYLSDEIQPATGYQLKVTETLSPSAIVLTLNAQPDAALGEEGYRLEATAQQITIAANQPAGLFYGVQSLLQLLPKEIESDTKAEGVEWAIPAVTITDAPRFGWRGIMLDVSRHFYTQEEVKAFIDHIARYKFNRFHWHLTDDQGWRVEIKSLPKLTSVGAWRVPRVGRWGNHAPPAKGEKATDGGFYTQDDIREVVQYAKDRYIEILPEIDVPGHSMAAIAAYPELACTEDPNAMVNPGSKFSTWHGNGKFTMHIDNTLDPSEEDTYTFMDKVMTEVAQLFPFEYIHMGGDECYKGYWEKDASCQALMKQKGMKSAEELQSYFSKRVHDIITSKGKKTIGWDEILEGGLPKGAAVMSWRGMKGGIEAAHLGAPVVMSPSPMAYLDLYQGDPSVEPPTYSMARLKDSYAWDPVPEGVKSSLILGSQGNVWTEQLAAPSQLQYMMYPRAFAIAEIGWTAKNQKSWEGFVPRVEQHMARFDEAGINYARSIYDAIIQVKKNPAGNLVVTLSTEVPGVDLYYTLDNSLPNQYYNPYKEPIVVPKGVDLFRVISYRNGEVAGKMISLTAEELAKRVKK
- a CDS encoding serine hydrolase domain-containing protein, whose amino-acid sequence is MKKKQSKQIFRIVLLLGTAISLYFVPWLLVKAWILPLPDTIQEQLDEAIGHGFDGMIVYIDQGDQPPQYFSSGWHDRESNVVAKPDALFKIASISKLYDAVAVTKLVSDGRLSLDKSIADYLPELAGRIENADKISLRLMIQHRSGIPNFTDAPNFWSAPTKTYEESLALILDKPANFEPGKGYEYCNTNYLLINKIMDDELGYKNFQFIREEILAPLHLRNTFGSLNEVNIDEVMSGYHVGHPFDLKEDEHGMLATAEDVGIFLRALNDGSLFEPGEQEIYASIYEYEHAGWVPGYQSFAKYHKDLDAVIVEFYNTTDPKLYNWNLSEIINTRIVKILKRQKVHSDI